The Balaenoptera acutorostrata chromosome 10, mBalAcu1.1, whole genome shotgun sequence genome has a window encoding:
- the GTPBP2 gene encoding GTP-binding protein 2 isoform X1 has protein sequence MDSRVSELFGGCCRPGGGPAVGGTLKARGAGGSSSCGGPKGKKKNGRNRGSKANNPPYLPPEAEDGNIEYKLKLVNPSQYRFEHLVTQMKWRLQEGRGEAVYQIGVEDNGLLVGLAEEEMRASLKTLHRMAEKVGADITVLREREVDYDSDMPRKITEVLVRKVPDNQQFLDLRVAVLGNVDSGKSTLLGVLTQGELDNGRGRARLNLFRHLHEIQSGRTSSISFEILGFNSKGEVVNYSDSRTAEEICESSSKMITFIDLAGHHKYLHTTIFGLTSYCPDCALLLVSANTGIAGTTREHLGLALALKVPFFIVVSKVDLCAKTTVERTVRQLERVLKQPGCHKVPMLVTSEDDAVTAAQQFAQSPNVTPIFTLSSVSGESLDLLKVFLNILPPLTNSKEQEELMQQLTEFQVDEIYTVPEVGTVVGGTLSSGICREGDQLVVGPTDDGCFLELRVCSIQRNRSACRVLRAGQAATLALGDFDRALLRKGMVMVSPEMNPTICSVFEAEIVLLFHATTFRRGFQVTVHVGNVRQTAVVEKIHAKDKLRTGEKAVVRFRFLKHPEYLKVGAKLLFREGVTKGIGHVTDVQAIAAGEAQANMGF, from the exons ATGGACTCGCGGGTATCGGAGCTGTTCGGCGGCTGCTGCCGGCCCGGGGGGGGCCCGGCCGTGGGCGGAACCCTGAAGGCTAGGGGCgccggcggcagcagcagctgcGGTGGCccgaaggggaagaagaagaacgGAAGGAACAGAGGGAGCAAAGCCAACAATCCCCCGTACCTGCCCCCCGAG GCTGAAGATGGAAACATCGAATATAAA CTGAAGCTGGTGAATCCATCCCAGTATCGTTTTGAGCACCTGGTGACACAGATGAAGTGGCGGCTCCAGGAGGGCCGCGGTGAGGCTGTCTACCAGATTGGAGTAGAAGACAATGGGCTGCTGGTGGGGCTGGCTGAGGAGGAGATGCGGGCCTCCCTCAAGACCCTGCACCGGATGGCAGAGAA GGTCGGGGCAGACATCACTGTTCTCCGGGAGCGAGAAGTGGACTATGATAGTGACATGCCCCGGAAGATCACCGAGGTGCTGGTACGAAAGGTCCCTGACAACCAACAG TTCCTGGACCTCCGTGTGGCTGTCCTGGGGAATGTGGACTCAGGGAAGTCGACTCTGCTTGGAGTCCTGACCCAAGGAGAGCTGGACAATGGGCGGGGCCGGGCTCGGCTGAACCTTTTCCGTCACCTGCATGAGATTCAGTCCGGCCGAACCTCCAGCATCAGCTTCGAGATCCTGGGCTTTAACAGCAAGGGAGAG GTGGTGAATTACAGTGACTCACGGACGGCAGAAGAGATCTGTGAGAGCAGCTCCAAGATGATCACCTTCATCGACCTGGCAGGCCACCACAAGTACCTGCACACCACCATCTTCGGCCTCACCTCCTACTGCCCTGACTGTGCCCTGCTCCTCGTCAGTGCTAACACTGGGATTG CCGGCACCACAAGAGAACATCTGGGGCTGGCACTGGCCCTGAAAGTGCCCTTCTTCATCGTGGTCAGCAAGGTGGACCTGTGTGCCAAGACCACAGTGGAGAGGACGGTACGCCAGCTAGAGCGGGTCCTCAAGCAGCCTGGCTGCCACAAGGTCCCCATGCTGGTCACCTCTGAGGACGATGCCGTCACTGCTGCCCAGCAGTTTGCCCAGTCCCCCAA TGTCACCCCCATCTTCACACTGTCCAGCGTGTCTGGAGAGAGTCTGGACCTGCTCAAAGTCTTTCTGAATATTCTGCCGCCACTCACCAACAGCAAAGAGCAGGAGGAACTCATGCAGCAGCTGACGGAGTTCCAG GTGGATGAAATCTACACAGTACCAGAGGTGGGGACAGTTGTTGGAGGGACACTTTCCAG TGGGATTTGCCGTGAGGGCGACCAGCTGGTGGTGGGCCCCACGGACGATGGCTGCTTCCTGGAGCTGAGAGTGTGCAGCATCCAACGCAACCGCTCTGCCTGTCGTGTACTGCGAGCTGGTCAGGCCGCTACGCTGGCCCTCGGGGACTTTGACCGAGCACTCCTTCGCAAG GGCATGGTGATGGTGAGCCCAGAGATGAATCCCACCATCTGCTCAGTGTTCGAGGCAGAGATAGTCCTGCTGTTCCACGCCACCACCTTCCGGCGAGGCTTCCAGGTGACAGTACACGTGGGCAACGTACGTCAGACAGCAGTGGTGGAAAAGATCCATGCCAAG GACAAGCTGCGGACAGGGGAGAAGGCAGTGGTACGTTTCCGCTTCCTGAAACACCCAGAGTACCTGAAGGTGGGCGCCAAGCTGCTGTTCCGGGAGGGTGTCACCAAGGGCATCGGCCATGTCACTGATGTGCAAGCCATTGCAGCGGGAGAGGCCCAGGCCAACATGGGCTTCTGA
- the GTPBP2 gene encoding GTP-binding protein 2 isoform X2, translated as MDSRVSELFGGCCRPGGGPAVGGTLKARGAGGSSSCGGPKGKKKNGRNRGSKANNPPYLPPEAEDGNIEYKLKLVNPSQYRFEHLVTQMKWRLQEGRGEAVYQIGVEDNGLLVGLAEEEMRASLKTLHRMAEKVGADITVLREREVDYDSDMPRKITEVLFLDLRVAVLGNVDSGKSTLLGVLTQGELDNGRGRARLNLFRHLHEIQSGRTSSISFEILGFNSKGEVVNYSDSRTAEEICESSSKMITFIDLAGHHKYLHTTIFGLTSYCPDCALLLVSANTGIAGTTREHLGLALALKVPFFIVVSKVDLCAKTTVERTVRQLERVLKQPGCHKVPMLVTSEDDAVTAAQQFAQSPNVTPIFTLSSVSGESLDLLKVFLNILPPLTNSKEQEELMQQLTEFQVDEIYTVPEVGTVVGGTLSSGICREGDQLVVGPTDDGCFLELRVCSIQRNRSACRVLRAGQAATLALGDFDRALLRKGMVMVSPEMNPTICSVFEAEIVLLFHATTFRRGFQVTVHVGNVRQTAVVEKIHAKDKLRTGEKAVVRFRFLKHPEYLKVGAKLLFREGVTKGIGHVTDVQAIAAGEAQANMGF; from the exons ATGGACTCGCGGGTATCGGAGCTGTTCGGCGGCTGCTGCCGGCCCGGGGGGGGCCCGGCCGTGGGCGGAACCCTGAAGGCTAGGGGCgccggcggcagcagcagctgcGGTGGCccgaaggggaagaagaagaacgGAAGGAACAGAGGGAGCAAAGCCAACAATCCCCCGTACCTGCCCCCCGAG GCTGAAGATGGAAACATCGAATATAAA CTGAAGCTGGTGAATCCATCCCAGTATCGTTTTGAGCACCTGGTGACACAGATGAAGTGGCGGCTCCAGGAGGGCCGCGGTGAGGCTGTCTACCAGATTGGAGTAGAAGACAATGGGCTGCTGGTGGGGCTGGCTGAGGAGGAGATGCGGGCCTCCCTCAAGACCCTGCACCGGATGGCAGAGAA GGTCGGGGCAGACATCACTGTTCTCCGGGAGCGAGAAGTGGACTATGATAGTGACATGCCCCGGAAGATCACCGAGGTGCTG TTCCTGGACCTCCGTGTGGCTGTCCTGGGGAATGTGGACTCAGGGAAGTCGACTCTGCTTGGAGTCCTGACCCAAGGAGAGCTGGACAATGGGCGGGGCCGGGCTCGGCTGAACCTTTTCCGTCACCTGCATGAGATTCAGTCCGGCCGAACCTCCAGCATCAGCTTCGAGATCCTGGGCTTTAACAGCAAGGGAGAG GTGGTGAATTACAGTGACTCACGGACGGCAGAAGAGATCTGTGAGAGCAGCTCCAAGATGATCACCTTCATCGACCTGGCAGGCCACCACAAGTACCTGCACACCACCATCTTCGGCCTCACCTCCTACTGCCCTGACTGTGCCCTGCTCCTCGTCAGTGCTAACACTGGGATTG CCGGCACCACAAGAGAACATCTGGGGCTGGCACTGGCCCTGAAAGTGCCCTTCTTCATCGTGGTCAGCAAGGTGGACCTGTGTGCCAAGACCACAGTGGAGAGGACGGTACGCCAGCTAGAGCGGGTCCTCAAGCAGCCTGGCTGCCACAAGGTCCCCATGCTGGTCACCTCTGAGGACGATGCCGTCACTGCTGCCCAGCAGTTTGCCCAGTCCCCCAA TGTCACCCCCATCTTCACACTGTCCAGCGTGTCTGGAGAGAGTCTGGACCTGCTCAAAGTCTTTCTGAATATTCTGCCGCCACTCACCAACAGCAAAGAGCAGGAGGAACTCATGCAGCAGCTGACGGAGTTCCAG GTGGATGAAATCTACACAGTACCAGAGGTGGGGACAGTTGTTGGAGGGACACTTTCCAG TGGGATTTGCCGTGAGGGCGACCAGCTGGTGGTGGGCCCCACGGACGATGGCTGCTTCCTGGAGCTGAGAGTGTGCAGCATCCAACGCAACCGCTCTGCCTGTCGTGTACTGCGAGCTGGTCAGGCCGCTACGCTGGCCCTCGGGGACTTTGACCGAGCACTCCTTCGCAAG GGCATGGTGATGGTGAGCCCAGAGATGAATCCCACCATCTGCTCAGTGTTCGAGGCAGAGATAGTCCTGCTGTTCCACGCCACCACCTTCCGGCGAGGCTTCCAGGTGACAGTACACGTGGGCAACGTACGTCAGACAGCAGTGGTGGAAAAGATCCATGCCAAG GACAAGCTGCGGACAGGGGAGAAGGCAGTGGTACGTTTCCGCTTCCTGAAACACCCAGAGTACCTGAAGGTGGGCGCCAAGCTGCTGTTCCGGGAGGGTGTCACCAAGGGCATCGGCCATGTCACTGATGTGCAAGCCATTGCAGCGGGAGAGGCCCAGGCCAACATGGGCTTCTGA
- the MAD2L1BP gene encoding MAD2L1-binding protein, producing MMAAPEAEVQPPAAVSDLEWCEKSEETHDPQIEVETTSAQEPPNPSERLRPRDCVVPVVFPGPVSQEGCCRFTCELLKHIMYQRQQLPLPYEHLKHFYRKPPQAEDVVKKKPRATAEVSSRKCQQTLAELESVLSHLEGLFARTLVPRVLILLGGNALSPKEFYELDLSRLVPNSMDPNLSTAACLRRLFRAIFMADAFSELQVPPLMGTIVMAQGHRDCGEDWFRPKLNYRVPSRGHRLTVTLSCGRPAIPATAWEDYIWFQAPVTLKGFHE from the exons ATGATGGCGGCCCCAGAGGCGGAAGTGCAGCCCCCGGCTGCAGTCTCTG ATTTGGAGTGGTGTGAGAAGTCGGAGGAAACCCACGACCCCCAGATAGAAGTTGAGACCACCTCCGCCCAGGAACCTCCCAACCCTTCGGAGCGCCTTCGCCCCAGAGACTGCGTGGTGCCAGTGGTGTTTCCCGGGCCTGTCAGCCAGGAAGGGTGCTGTCGGTTTACTTGTGAACTTCTGAAGCATATCATGTACCAACGCCAGCAACTCCCTCTGCCCTACGAACATCTTAAGCACTTCTACCGAAAACCTCCCCAG GCAGAGGATGTGGTGAAGAAGAAACCTCGGGCCACTGCCGAGGTGAGCAGCAGGAAATGCCAACAAACCCTGGCAGAACTGGAGAGCGTCCTCAGCCACCTGGAGGGTCTCTTTGCCCGGACTCTAGTACCACGAGTGCTGATCCTCCTTGGGGGCAATGCCCTCAGTCCCAAGGAGTTCTATGAGCTTGACTTGTCCCGCTTGGTCCCCAACAGCATGGACCCGAACCTGAGCACAGCAGCTTGTTTGCGCCGCCTCTTCCGAGCCATTTTCATGGCTGATGCCTTCAGTGAGCTGCAGGTTCCTCCACTCATGGGCACCATTGTCATGGCACAGGGTCACCGCGACTGTGGAGAAGACTGGTTTCGACCCAAGCTCAACTACAGAGTGCCCAGCCGGGGCCACAGATTGACTGTGACCCTGTCCTGTGGCCGACCCGCCATCCCAGCTACAGCCTGGGAGGATTACATTTGGTTCCAGGCACCAGTGACACTGAAGGGCTTCCACGAGTGA
- the GTPBP2 gene encoding GTP-binding protein 2 isoform X3: protein MDSRVSELFGGCCRPGGGPAVGGTLKARGAGGSSSCGGPKGKKKNGRNRGSKANNPPYLPPEAEDGNIEYKLKLVNPSQYRFEHLVTQMKWRLQEGRGEAVYQIGVEDNGLLVGLAEEEMRASLKTLHRMAEKVGADITVLREREVDYDSDMPRKITEVLVRKVPDNQQFLDLRVAVLGNVDSGKSTLLGVLTQGELDNGRGRARLNLFRHLHEIQSGRTSSISFEILGFNSKGEVVNYSDSRTAEEICESSSKMITFIDLAGHHKYLHTTIFGLTSYCPDCALLLVSANTGIAGTTREHLGLALALKVPFFIVVSKVDLCAKTTVERTVRQLERVLKQPGCHKVPMLVTSEDDAVTAAQQFAQSPNVTPIFTLSSVSGESLDLLKVFLNILPPLTNSKEQEELMQQLTEFQVDEIYTVPEVGTVVGGTLSSGICREGDQLVVGPTDDGCFLELRVCSIQRNRSACRVLRAGQAATLALGDFDRALLRKGMVMVSPEMNPTICSVFEAEIVLLFHATTFRRGFQVTVHVGNVRQTAVVEKIHAKGQ, encoded by the exons ATGGACTCGCGGGTATCGGAGCTGTTCGGCGGCTGCTGCCGGCCCGGGGGGGGCCCGGCCGTGGGCGGAACCCTGAAGGCTAGGGGCgccggcggcagcagcagctgcGGTGGCccgaaggggaagaagaagaacgGAAGGAACAGAGGGAGCAAAGCCAACAATCCCCCGTACCTGCCCCCCGAG GCTGAAGATGGAAACATCGAATATAAA CTGAAGCTGGTGAATCCATCCCAGTATCGTTTTGAGCACCTGGTGACACAGATGAAGTGGCGGCTCCAGGAGGGCCGCGGTGAGGCTGTCTACCAGATTGGAGTAGAAGACAATGGGCTGCTGGTGGGGCTGGCTGAGGAGGAGATGCGGGCCTCCCTCAAGACCCTGCACCGGATGGCAGAGAA GGTCGGGGCAGACATCACTGTTCTCCGGGAGCGAGAAGTGGACTATGATAGTGACATGCCCCGGAAGATCACCGAGGTGCTGGTACGAAAGGTCCCTGACAACCAACAG TTCCTGGACCTCCGTGTGGCTGTCCTGGGGAATGTGGACTCAGGGAAGTCGACTCTGCTTGGAGTCCTGACCCAAGGAGAGCTGGACAATGGGCGGGGCCGGGCTCGGCTGAACCTTTTCCGTCACCTGCATGAGATTCAGTCCGGCCGAACCTCCAGCATCAGCTTCGAGATCCTGGGCTTTAACAGCAAGGGAGAG GTGGTGAATTACAGTGACTCACGGACGGCAGAAGAGATCTGTGAGAGCAGCTCCAAGATGATCACCTTCATCGACCTGGCAGGCCACCACAAGTACCTGCACACCACCATCTTCGGCCTCACCTCCTACTGCCCTGACTGTGCCCTGCTCCTCGTCAGTGCTAACACTGGGATTG CCGGCACCACAAGAGAACATCTGGGGCTGGCACTGGCCCTGAAAGTGCCCTTCTTCATCGTGGTCAGCAAGGTGGACCTGTGTGCCAAGACCACAGTGGAGAGGACGGTACGCCAGCTAGAGCGGGTCCTCAAGCAGCCTGGCTGCCACAAGGTCCCCATGCTGGTCACCTCTGAGGACGATGCCGTCACTGCTGCCCAGCAGTTTGCCCAGTCCCCCAA TGTCACCCCCATCTTCACACTGTCCAGCGTGTCTGGAGAGAGTCTGGACCTGCTCAAAGTCTTTCTGAATATTCTGCCGCCACTCACCAACAGCAAAGAGCAGGAGGAACTCATGCAGCAGCTGACGGAGTTCCAG GTGGATGAAATCTACACAGTACCAGAGGTGGGGACAGTTGTTGGAGGGACACTTTCCAG TGGGATTTGCCGTGAGGGCGACCAGCTGGTGGTGGGCCCCACGGACGATGGCTGCTTCCTGGAGCTGAGAGTGTGCAGCATCCAACGCAACCGCTCTGCCTGTCGTGTACTGCGAGCTGGTCAGGCCGCTACGCTGGCCCTCGGGGACTTTGACCGAGCACTCCTTCGCAAG GGCATGGTGATGGTGAGCCCAGAGATGAATCCCACCATCTGCTCAGTGTTCGAGGCAGAGATAGTCCTGCTGTTCCACGCCACCACCTTCCGGCGAGGCTTCCAGGTGACAGTACACGTGGGCAACGTACGTCAGACAGCAGTGGTGGAAAAGATCCATGCCAAG GGGCAGTGA